Proteins encoded by one window of Glycine soja cultivar W05 chromosome 15, ASM419377v2, whole genome shotgun sequence:
- the LOC114386339 gene encoding uncharacterized protein LOC114386339, giving the protein MGVVVIDGSTVRDFVNDEAAFAKSVDEQFGVLDLNNDGVLSRSELRTAFESMRLIETHFGIDVATPPDQLAKLYDSIFDKFDGDRSGAVDRREFRDEMRKIMLAIADGLGSFPIRMVLEDDPNSLLQKAADLEASKT; this is encoded by the coding sequence ATGGGTGTGGTGGTGATCGACGGCAGCACCGTGCGCGACTTCGTGAACGACGAGGCGGCCTTCGCGAAGAGCGTGGACGAGCAGTTCGGGGTGCTGGACCTCAACAACGACGGCGTCCTCTCGCGCTCGGAGCTCCGCACGGCCTTCGAGTCCATGCGCCTCATCGAGACGCACTTCGGCATCGACGTCGCCACGCCGCCGGATCAGCTCGCGAAGCTCTACGACTCCATCTTCGACAAGTTCGACGGCGACCGGAGCGGCGCCGTCGACCGCCGCGAGTTCCGGGATGAGATGAGGAAGATCATGCTCGCCATCGCCGACGGCCTCGGCTCCTTCCCCATCCGCATGGTCCTCGAGGATGATCCCAATAGTCTTCTTCAGAAAGCTGCAGATCTCGAAGCTTCCAAGACCTGA